A genome region from Microplitis mediator isolate UGA2020A chromosome 4, iyMicMedi2.1, whole genome shotgun sequence includes the following:
- the LOC130666259 gene encoding histone-arginine methyltransferase METTL23, with protein MPGLEEESIWFETSPSASSLMSDGVAAEQVKKFFFTSRRSHETGQQDESLEIFIPELLQASYNFYVWPSAPVLAWFLWENRVDIVGKRILELGSGTALPGIVASKCGAHVTLSDAANLPKNLQHIRRSCELNGVLSQVKVVGITWGLFLSSLLSIGPLDIILGSDCFYEPTVFEDIVVTVAYLLERNPGAKFLCTYQERSSDWSIEHLLNKWGLTCNQISLAGLGADAGITLEELMQDHTIHLLDIRKAN; from the exons ATGCCTGGTTTAGAGGAAGAAAGTATTTGGTTCGAAACGAGTCCGTCTGCGAGTAGCCTAATGTCCGATGGAGTCGCTGCCGAgcaagtgaaaaaattttttttcacgtcTCGACGATCTCACGAAACTGGACAACAGGACGAGTcacttgaaatatttattcccgag tTACTGCAAGCGAGCTACAATTTTTACGTCTGGCCATCAGCTCCAGTTCTCGCGTGGTTTCTTTGGGAGAACCGGGTAGATATCGTTGGCAAACGAATCCTAGAACTTGGTTCTGGTACTGCATTGCCTGGTATTGTCGCCAGTAAGTGTGGAGCACACGTGACTTTAAGTGACGCTGCTAATTTACCAAAAAACTTGCAGCACATCAGAAGAAGCTGTGAACTAAACGGAGTCTTATCACAAGTTAAAGTTGTCGGTATTACTTGGGGTCTTTTTCTCTCAAGTCTACTGAGCATTGGTCCACTAGACATAATCCTAGGCTCCGATTGCTTCTACGAGCCGACTGTCTTCGAGGACATCGTCGTCACCGTAGCCTACCTGCTAGAAAGAAACCCAGGCGCCAAGTTCCTCTGTACTTACCAGGAACGCAGTTCCGACTGGTCGATAGAGCACTTGCTGAACAAGTGGGGACTTACTTGCAACCAGATTTCACTTGCTGGTTTAGGTGCTGACGCTGGAATAACTCTAGAGGAGTTGATGCAAGATCACACCATTCACTTACTAGATATTCGTAAAgccaattga
- the LOC130666262 gene encoding SRA stem-loop-interacting RNA-binding protein, mitochondrial-like produces MASAGAAKQLYRLSVVNIPWTIGDLQLKQYFSQFGRIAQSKVLFDRNTGLSKHVAVVDVADKDTYENILTKTTHSLDGMDFYVRKWNEN; encoded by the coding sequence atggccAGTGCTGGAGCTGCTAAACAACTCTACCGTCTGAGTGTCGTCAATATTCCTTGGACAATTGGTGACTTGCAATTGAAACAATACTTTTCACAATTTGGACGCATTGCCCAGTCTAAAGTTCTCTTTGACCGTAACACTGGACTAAGTAAGCACGTTGCTGTTGTTGATGTTGCTGACAAAGACACTTACGAAAATATTCTCACTAAAACAACCCACAGTTTGGACGGCATGGATTTCTACGTCCGCAAGTGGAATGAAAATTGA
- the LOC130666260 gene encoding acyl-CoA-binding domain-containing protein 6-like, translating into MADESSATTSELEETFARAANHLQTMVSSLDSGQLLAFYGLYKQATIGVCDTARPSWYQTQAKYKWEAWKALGDMSKEVAMNNYISAITKLDPDWEQEAKIGSKSWNAVSSLLKTDIELSDAEKTLLDWVKDGNDKKVWEILSTYSTSLNVPGEDGMMPIHWAADRGHLPTIKCLIENGANVDAQDESGQTALHYAASCGHADVVKYLLSIGAKLLQDNDGFTPKDIADKDLIAMF; encoded by the coding sequence ATGGCTGATGAATCTTCCGCAACTACCAGTGAACTAGAAGAAACTTTTGCTCGTGCTGCTAATCATCTTCAGACAATGGTCAGCAGTTTAGACTCAGGACAACTTTTAGCATTTTACGGTCTGTATAAACAGGCGACGATTGGAGTTTGCGATACCGCAAGACCCAGTTGGTATCAGACACAAGCCAAATACAAATGGGAGGCGTGGAAAGCACTTGGAGACATGAGCAAAGAAGTCGCGATGAACAATTACATCAGCGCTATAACCAAACTGGATCCTGACTGGGAACAAGAGGCTAAAATAGGCTCGAAATCTTGGAACGCTGTTAGTAGTTTACTTAAAACGGACATTGAGCTTTCAGATGCTGAAAAAACTCTCCTGGACTGGGTCAAGGACGGCAATGACAAAAAAGTTTGGGAAATACTGTCCACGTATTCCACGAGCTTAAATGTTCCGGGTGAGGATGGAATGATGCCGATACACTGGGCCGCGGATCGCGGTCATCTGCCTACAATTAAATGTCTTATTGAAAACGGAGCTAATGTCGACGCTCAGGACGAGAGCGGGCAAACTGCTCTCCATTACGCGGCTTCCTGCGGACACGCAGACGTTGTTAAGTATTTGCTGTCCATTGGAGCCAAGTTACTGCAAGACAACGACGGGTTCACACCAAAAGATATCGCTGACAAAGATTTGATAGCCATGTTTTGA